The Lolium perenne isolate Kyuss_39 chromosome 6, Kyuss_2.0, whole genome shotgun sequence genome segment AAGCGGCCCAGAACACGAATCATACTTAAACTTTGAGTAACATTTAAAAATTATCATATATAAATATATTTAAGAAATTTTCTAGAGTAGGGGACCATGCCCCCTGCTCTAGAAAAACTTGTCCACTGTGAACAAGGGTTCATTAATGTTGTGTCGCCCTAGGACCCCCGAAATATATGAACTGCCACGCCTGGTACACCTCCATCCCAGCGACCCTAGCGGCCGCGTCGGGCATGGCTCCCGTGGTCCCCGCATCATCTCTACACGTACACGGATGCGGTGCACGGCTTTGCCGCCACTCTATCTCGCTCAGAGCTCTGCGCGCTATGCCGCACGCCCGTCATCCTATTGGCGCACCTGAACCGCCGCGCCGCCATCGCTCACGACACCACACACTCCCAGGAGTTCCTCCGCCTCCGCCCGGCCAGCGGGCTATGACCTGTGATGAAGCTCAGCGTGGTCGAcagggtgtgtcccgagagcgcgAGCTTCGACGACACTAGAATGCCTCCGGTGCCTACCGGTGGCGGGGGGCTTGCGATCCGGGCGAAGCTTTTCCGCCACCACGTGCAATCGGAAGCCGATTAAAAAAGGTTTATTTAATAATATTTTGCAAGAAAATTCTAAATTTTATAGCAATTCTACTACTTCGAAATAAAAAAAAACCCACAAAttcttttttgaaatttaaagtaAGCGCGCTATCAGATCACAGTGTTAGAATACATGTACGGCTGAGCGGTTAGTCTCACGATGTCAATCCTAACTAAGTCCTCCAACTACTTTCGCAGTATCAtcagtatcatcagtggtatcatcTGTGAtatctcgaatcattcgaaaatggacaccaaacacatcacgggtaatataattcacatgatccattcaacaaagtttggtacaataaattattacatatcatttcttcccttgtttccctgcttgcttacgattgtgccgtatccatggagcatcctcatcatttaacttaatgcttgggtcggtgttcactttgaagggcggaatttcagcaaacatattataatcttctgacatgtctgtcttgtcctccactcccacgatgtttcttttccctgaaagaacaatgtggcgttttggatcatcgcatgatgtactgatcgttttcttatctttccgtttcctcggtttgctactcatgtccttgacatagaaaacctgagcgacatctttcgctaggacgaatggttcgtcatggtaaccaagattgttgaaatccaccattgtcattccgtattgctggtccacctttaccccacctcctgttagcttgaaccatttgcaccggaacaaagggaccttaaaggagggtccatagtcaagttcccatatctcctctatgtaaccataatatgtgaccttttgcccattctcggttgctgcatcaaagcggacaccactgttttggttggtgctctttttatcttgggcgatcgtgtaaaatgtattcccatttatctcgtacccttggaaagtcgttatagtcgaagatggtgtcttggccaacatgtacagctgatctacaacatgattgtcattcattaaatgttttctcaaccaactgccgaaagtctccatgtgggccttcctaatccaggattcaggcttccccgggttgtccgagcgtaaaatattcttgtgtttctcaaagtacggagccaccaagctggaattggtcagaactgtgtggtgtgcttcagtcatagaatggccgtccatacatatcgttgatttccttccgatcgtgccttttccacttagtctcccctcgtgccgcgattgaggaagaccaatcggcttaaggtcaggaacaaagtcaacacaaaactcaattacctcctcatttccatagcccttggcgatgcttccttctggcctagcacggttacgaacatatttctttaatactcccatgaacctctcgaaggggaacatattgtgtagaaatacaggaccgagaatggaaatctcttcgactaggtgaaccaggaggtgcgtcataatattaaagaaggatggcgggaacaccaactcgaaactgacaagacattggatcacatcgttctgtaaccgtggtagaacttctggattgattaccttctgagagattgcattgaggaatgcacatagcttcacaatggctactcgaacattttccggcaggagccctgtcattgcctaatcgacggtacctcggaggagggatcctcacgagggggagaagaagtaggggccattgggcggagtgcacacgggacggtggtacgcgagttacccagcttcggaacacctgcacgaagacagggcctactgctgcttgtctggaattatctgggcgctctcgcgttgttacaatgagttgtggttgtccctctaggggtcccgggatccggcttataaaggcgcacggatctagggtttacatggagagtcctagccggattacagatagcctagctacggtacaatatcttgccgtgcacgtcacggatccgccttccatacacgtcgtactggatccgggttcctcatgggcctccatggatccgggttactcctaaggtcggtacggatccggcctgctgatcctgggctggacttcttccttcatgatcaacagcaactgggccgcccgatgggccacatgcctcatcaccgtctgtgggccacccgggcttgccggatctaggcactgtcgatggtacacccatgaagtatacccacaacagtagcccccagagttctccgagtttcgcctgcagtttccgccttgctggtccatcatgatcttcggcaaacgttggtaacgcggagaaacttgaagagctccaactttgcattttcttctttttccaacttatagccggaaaatgctcccatcccgcgggacttcatccatcgacgttccaaagaacatttccgggttactccctgctcgaatgagagacaacttatcttcacggaattacccggaatcttaaaagactcaaacgattccggaaatccttcatcttcagatcatacttaacaacggaagttccacatttcccgcacacaacttcctcatttctcgcgctaaattttcgcagatgcaaatcttcagccggaattttTGGGAGTGcagggttaagttacctccacgtcgttttaccgcagttgacctaaacacgtgtcatccatccaacggcgtgaccgttcagtttccaccgttggatccggatcccgaatctccgagcgcggcctataaatactCCGTGGCCCGGTAAAAATCCATTCTTTTCACCCCCtctcaccacatcgtcttcctcctcgcgccgctccgcccgccagatctcgattccggcgagcttcgcCACGGTGAACTTCGCGCGCCGCCGAACCAAGGCTCTCCTCGCGCCAAGATTCCCACGTTTGAACGAGAAAttcgctccgccgccgattcgtggtcacgcgggacgatttccttcaagttcggcgacctcatcttcgccggagttccgtcgagccaccgcgccattagcggtaagtacgccggctttgtagaagacaacctagtgtagaagatagacttagtgatccgggtactcaaacactttgtatgggtgcagccggaagcatgccactcgaatcgtcactttgtactggtagctcttcgagtagcccggatcccaaccaaatagaacccatatgcccggatcccatatcattcctaccaccgtatgtttccgacatcagactagctcaacctttttccgcatcttccagcaccgctccaggccggatccctaccctccaagagctccaagaagaactcgagggacaagctcggatggcagcaaaggtgcaggaagcggaaaacaagagggcgtccaaggcccggatccgcgaaggagaacggggtcaatggtggccttgcgcgaccaccgacgtggagcttagagagctccagaacgagggcatgatctccacacactggagtttcactcgtgactccgacgtccccaagccagaagccggagaaattgtcatgaccaaggcttgggtggaacgcggactttcactcccttgttcggaattttttctctccatcctcaacacctacgggctccagccccacaacatttgcccaaattcataccttctcttgtccaacttcgtgactctctgtgaaggacatcttgggatccggccagatgtcaagttgtggcaattctttttccgggtgaagaaagaaaccaaggacaaagcaatggtgaactgcggaagcatgacatttatgctccgccctaaccgcatgtatcctccccacgactcgcatgaatccgtccggtactggaatgccggatggttctatgagaagaatgCTTCAGTCCCGAAAGTCCACGAAGGCCTGCCCCAGTTtgtcaacgaacctccggaagaacttgcaagctggagcttcgtcccttcactcgccctgactccgatcttggagaaggccgcgcggagaatctcctggctagtccacgacggactgaccggagcccagctcacacttagctggttttcccggagaatccagcctctacgctacaacgcgcgcctgatgtgcgcttatactggggcggatgatcttctccgggttacccgccacgatcttccggccgactctctgaagagaaggttcaagacgctggtgaagattccgaggggccaacaggtcccggaattgTTCAAGGATATTTACACGAAcgatcagtgtcctccggtaagctttgttctttccgttgcttcaaacttcccAAGTTTTTTAATGTTTAACTCTAACTCttgttcattttccttccagctcaacactttggcggaggaaaacttccgcaccatcattcgcgtccccgtcaccgacgacacggcggaggaggctccggaagacgacgaggaggaagaggaccaggcaccccgcaaggcagcccctcgacctacaaagcgtccccgcgccaaagcttccggctctgaagccggagctagcggcgaggcctccgccaagaagccaaagacgacaaaaccacctccgctagactcaaggaaagcggagcgtgcgcgtctaAGAATGCTCTCGACAGCTGGCCAGGGCacacgccccatcatccccggcgccccgtaagtttccgagcatgatgcaattttaacttagcgaaattatctcttgtctaaaccctttcacttgtttgcaggaatccgaaaaccgctgccacgcggaccaccagccaggagcccatcacaaaatacatgaagaaatctccggctgttggtccctctactccagttccaccaagcgtctcccacccaactccccaaccgtcgccccctcaggctgatccatctcccccacctgccgcaaacactccaccggaaataattccggttagcagcgggcatgcgggcgaagaagatcctaaggccaaaggccctgcccaagaagaggcggaaaaacaaggccaaggagaggttgaagtaacttcttccgagaaagctggagagggcgctggcgacatggtcgtttttccgaagaactttggagatccggctgacaccacttccacccccaaggcgtatgccactaagtttttcaacaagctgactgaagcggagaagtgggagcttgaacaagacctgctcaacgccatgctgaacaacgcctgggggaagcctgattccaggacatcggaaatccaggacttcaagaaaaacgttggccagttctgcgatcaacttatctgcaagcaaaaggtactccccagtagcccccaagcatgtaggcggaaactcaaaaagtagttagcgcttagatgcttagagaaagattacttccgggaaagttttttagaatggaccagtagcccccaagcattatggcggaaaagttccggcaatgatgctttaaaagaaaccactgctacaggcggaatttttactcctgcactgtttaaattttacaggaacagcaggcgctgcactacgagctgcacaagaacattgccctgcagcgccgcgttactctgagtcaggcggaaaatatccggaccctgAAGGATGAAAATGCAGAACTGGctaaacaactggcggacgcccatggttggtttccgccttcttcgtcattaaccaaattccgactttagatttgctgttaacttatgttattataggcgcatcctcctcccttgcaacagcttcgtctgaacttgagaacctgcgctcctcgtaccaagagctggagacgaaactaaaggaggcggaacttaaaagggagcaggccgaaaagcagctggcggagagaaactccgagcatatcagggaaaagggcgagctggagctgaaaaagaatgctgatagcgagaccatcaggaggcagcaaaaagagctcaatggactccggaaatatatggagacggcggagcagcactgggacttgctcaatgagaacatcttgggtatgatatcggaaccttatcaagatatttgctccgattttttttactttgcgctcaaattgcgtgcttatatcctgattatcttttatgcagagccgcttgggtacccggaacagcgccggaatttgttcccgcgggacgaccttctgcaactcgcgggcgatgactgcaaagatctcatctccgcctcccgcaagatatgctataacttgaacatcaagaggagccgcacttgcgacgtgcgcaagcttattggtaagatggatgttctgccggagctggtgacagatctgcaagcatcttcagcccgaggcgcagctgcaatggccttgaccatgtgcctagcacatgctccgggtcttgaacttgatgaagtgaccacgggcgttcctccggatgcggatgtcggcgcgctgcttgatgcagtgagcggctacgacacccgtatcgcgcgcaggatccggcacgaggaattctacgacaaggtcgtcctccctgcggacgagcccttagaagcggaacttcaagaggaactcgaggccaaggcgcgacctgcggaatccggaacccagtttacctggaccagctccaaggatgctccccaagaggaacccaagaccagcaccgCTGCTTCTGAAGagaaagaaaatgaagaagacgtgtcttctccggccgaaggcgccaaggaacaggatccagagggcaagacttctccggctaagggggagtgaaaacttttattcctgcgggaaaaacaatgcatcatttttggccccagcgagggtttggaataagactttaaattcttaagtagctaggaacgaaacgattatgcatggggcggaaacacttatcctgctatccgttaaatattatgtgcatgtttcgttttatgtcggaaagcaagtgctgacttcgttattttccggcttgcccgcttgaccttccacgagccggaaaaccttagccggaaacgctcgccagcggcgacgaagcccaatggcagtccgtccataaccgcggaaacaagcccccaagcataggtgccggaaatcgctactaggaatccacgagttcgcaacagataacaacttaatcagaaaacttaagcttacgtcctaaaaggacgattttgaaaatcacaactttcatacacgcctaggcggaaatatccagctctgcggttttagtcggaaaaacatacacgatctaaaatgaacaagtaaaggaggtaaaagactcaaagagtgaaccataagctttatttcattgatcatgtataactattacagagtttataactcggaaaaaatatgctaagtgtagaaaggacgtagctgtgcgatattccaagggcgatctgtttcatcgtagatgtcatccggatcctcacgcttgcgtttccggtgccagttagcaggtctatcccttagcttgcggaaatcaacaaggtagtacgacctgttatgaagcactttgctaacgacgaagggtccttcccatggagattgcagcttatggtctttcacctgtcgaaggcggaggaccaggtctcctgccataaaggagcgtttccga includes the following:
- the LOC139832388 gene encoding uncharacterized protein codes for the protein MECDIIVSPSARNHGMGGGGRGICTLHNGAPWLLTVMAGTVDRQMFASTVRYGGTTTIVGASKEQMALKRGHDPSLPEKLNTLAEENFRTIIRVPVTDDTAEEAPEDDEEEEDQAPRKAAPRPTKRPRAKASGSEAGASGEASAKKPKTTKPPPLDSRKAERARLRMLSTAGQGTRPIIPGAPNPKTAATRTTSQEPITKYMKKSPAVGPSTPVPPSVSHPTPQPSPPQADPSPPPAANTPPEIIPVSSGHAGEEDPKAKGPAQEEAEKQGQGEVEVTSSEKAGEGAGDMVVFPKNFGDPADTTSTPKAYATKFFNKLTEAEKWELEQDLLNAMLNNAWGKPDSRTSEIQDFKKNVGQFCDQLICKQKEQQALHYELHKNIALQRRVTLSQAENIRTLKDENAELAKQLADAHGWFPPSSSLTKFRL